From the Candidatus Eisenbacteria bacterium genome, the window TCCTGTCCTTTTCTTCAAGAGTCAAGTTCCGAGTGGGGAGCCGGCCGAGCATCGGGAACCGGATTCCGGTGAAGAGATCCGAGTGCTCCCCGCGCTGCACGCCGTCCGCGGAGAACCCGGTCTTCTCCCCGACCCCCTCGTCCCAGAGCCATCCGCCGATGACGCCGATCGAACCCGTGATCGTGAAGGGGGTCGTGAGGATCTTGGTTCCGTCCATGCTGATCCAGTAGCCGCCGGAGCCCGCGACATCTCCCTGGCTCACCACGACCGGCTTCTCCTTCTCCTTGATCTTACGCGTCGCCTCGGCGACAAGGTCGCTTGGGAGGGCGTCCCCGCCGGGCGAGTCGGCCCGAAGGACGACCGCGGCGACGTCGTTCTTCTTCGCGAGACCGCGCATGTGCTTCGAGGTCGCCCGTCCGCGAATCCCCTCGTCCATCGCGCACTCGCCGAGCGCGTAGACGAGCGCGACCGTCGGCGGGCGCCCCCACGGCTCGTCCGGATAGATCCTCTCCTCCGGCGGCGCCGAAGCGAGGCGGGCGCCGTCGCGGCTTTCCTTCAGCCAATCCTCGAGCGCATCCCAGCGCGCGACCGTGTCGACGAGGCCCTTCTCATACGCCCTCGCGGCGGTGAACATCGCCTGCTCGTCCACGAGCGCGTCGTAGGCGCCCGGCGTCATCTTCCGCCCCTCGCACACGCCGCTCCGCAGCGCCTCGTAGACGACGTCGACGAGCCGCCCGAGCTGCTCGCGGTCCGCGTCGGACATGTCCTTCCGCGAGAGCGCCTCGAAAGCCGATTTATGCGTGAAGAACCTCCACTCGTCCACGCCGATGCCGAGTTTGTCGAGAAGGCCGCGCATGTACGTTCGCTGGAGCGCGAGGCCGGGAAGAAGGAGCCGCCCCTGCGGATCGATGCTGAGCCGGTCGGCGACCGATGCGACGTAGTACTCGATGTTCCCTCCCCGATCGATATGCACGACGACCTCTTTCCCGGACCTCCGGATCGCGCCCAGCTTCTCCCGGAACTCCCAGGCGATCGACGGGGACATGCGCGTTCCCGCGAGGTTGATCGCGACCCCCCGGAGGGATTCCTCCTCGCGGATCCGATCGAGCGTGCGGGCGAGGTCGATCCAGGCGATCCTCTCCTTGTCGAACCAGATCGCCTTCTGATACGCGATCGTCTTGTTCTCGAGATCGATCCTCGCGTACGACTTCTTGCCGAAGAGCTTTCGGGCCGAGGCAGCGAGCGGGAGCCCTCGGTGCGGCGGGTTCGTCCGGACGAGGTAGGTGGTCGTTCCGAGCTTGTCGTCCTGATCGTACGCGGGGAGGGCGTGGAAGCCGCTCCCGTCGATCGTGAGCCCGAGGTTCAGACTGTACGTCGGATCGCCGTCTTCCGCCTCCAGAAACTTCATTCCCAAATGAATCCCGCGCCAAGGACGAAGCTCGAACCCCGCGCCCCAGAAGCCGTCCTCGAGCCGGTCGGCGTCGGTCATCGAGTACTCGCCGAAGAGGGTGATCCACGGCTTCGCGAGGGGGCGAATCCCGAAGTCGGCGATCCCGAGGCTTCGTTCCGATTGCGACGAGAAGACCCCCGAAAGACCGAAGGAGAGACGCGGGTTCGGGCGA encodes:
- a CDS encoding S49 family peptidase, giving the protein MRRMPVVLGLLFACAWSAPAEIRSPLLAYHGQTAYIPQSPSVSGGAVGAYANPASWATSGEGEFAYWWSDENIEKGELDNWGLSFGKGLGFAMQRSLLEDEGGTFGLYDFQLGLAGGDRRAHFGAAWRFAGENAGRAGRERAFVAGTILRPNPRLSFGLSGVFSSQSERSLGIADFGIRPLAKPWITLFGEYSMTDADRLEDGFWGAGFELRPWRGIHLGMKFLEAEDGDPTYSLNLGLTIDGSGFHALPAYDQDDKLGTTTYLVRTNPPHRGLPLAASARKLFGKKSYARIDLENKTIAYQKAIWFDKERIAWIDLARTLDRIREEESLRGVAINLAGTRMSPSIAWEFREKLGAIRRSGKEVVVHIDRGGNIEYYVASVADRLSIDPQGRLLLPGLALQRTYMRGLLDKLGIGVDEWRFFTHKSAFEALSRKDMSDADREQLGRLVDVVYEALRSGVCEGRKMTPGAYDALVDEQAMFTAARAYEKGLVDTVARWDALEDWLKESRDGARLASAPPEERIYPDEPWGRPPTVALVYALGECAMDEGIRGRATSKHMRGLAKKNDVAAVVLRADSPGGDALPSDLVAEATRKIKEKEKPVVVSQGDVAGSGGYWISMDGTKILTTPFTITGSIGVIGGWLWDEGVGEKTGFSADGVQRGEHSDLFTGIRFPMLGRLPTRNLTLEEKDRIRDIFMELYGNFVSMVAAGRGMTEAEVRPIGEGRIWMGEDAIQRKLVDRIGGLTDAIAEAKALAGIEPEAEIILAEYPERPRVRMPKMGGGPLELLLSPFAEASASGSEEDYDLLYLRSLAEGKGAPVLLTPPEAIPEGWRTAHE